One window of the Drosophila miranda strain MSH22 chromosome Y unlocalized genomic scaffold, D.miranda_PacBio2.1 Contig_Y4_pilon, whole genome shotgun sequence genome contains the following:
- the LOC117194941 gene encoding uncharacterized protein LOC117194941 codes for MKRLRDGRQARPLGANGDTTGHPSGDQQPEVPAPADEPTTHRTRGWIVDPNGPSASRQAQLRRVGEATLRQQDRMPWCRRAAAIQGWIDQQTQGPGTDAEEEVEPDGRFATAGVRSAPNHDVAALNRRWFGSYGAAIDDDKATTDTDEHETIIRDAQSLASTLQDEGNRHPLARGNEWDSPLWAEWNLAGQGRAATPLAVHDPPQLNASITRMMPPYTHTRIERILSGFR; via the coding sequence ATGAAGCGTCTAAGAGACGGAAGGCAAGCTCGGCCCCTAGGGGCAAATGGTGATACGACGGGACACCCTAGCGGAGACCAGCAGCCTGAAGTCCCGGCACCTGCCGACGAACCAACGACACACCGGACTCGCGGCTGGATCGTCGACCccaatgggccatccgcctccCGTCAAGCCCAGCTGAGGCGGGTCGGAGAGGCGACACTTCGACAACAGGACAGGATGCCATGGTGCCGGCGCGCGGCAGCCATCCAAGGGTGGATCGACCAACAAACCCAGGGCCCGGGGACCGACGCcgaagaggaagtagagccCGATGGCCGCTTCGCAACCGCAGGTGTCCGCTCGGCGCCCAATCACGACGTCGCCGCCCTGAATCGCCGTTGGTTCGGGAGTTATGGGGCTGCCATCGACGACGACAAAGCGACCACGGACACCGACGAGCACGAGACGATAATACGCGACGCTCAAAGCCTGGCGTCCACGCTGCAGGACGAAGGGAACCGACACCCACTGGCTCGCGGGAACGAATGGGACTCGCCCCTTTGGGCCGAGTGGAACCTGGCCGGTCAAGGTCGGGCAGCCACCCCTCTAGCAGTACACGACCCGCCGCAGTTGAATGCGAGCATCACGCGAATGATGCCaccttacacacacacacgtatagAACGTATCTTATCGGGTTTCCGATAA